The Kordia sp. SMS9 genome window below encodes:
- a CDS encoding RNA polymerase sigma factor, whose product MKDSERFINALITGNEKITKEIYVNVFPKIKSFILKNRGDSQDASDVFHDGLMYIIVTQREKRTEIKSFEAYLFVICKNIWKKTLKNKVIKSDPLTLVDKDEELSTFIVEQELFDFYIEKFDLLSGNCKEILGSYFNGLSYEEILTEYAYASINTVRQRVFKCRTKLIKLIKEDKLFQKLKKWQ is encoded by the coding sequence ATGAAAGATAGTGAAAGATTTATTAACGCCCTTATCACTGGAAATGAGAAAATTACAAAAGAAATTTACGTAAATGTATTTCCAAAAATAAAATCCTTTATTCTCAAAAACAGAGGCGATTCTCAAGATGCTTCTGATGTTTTTCATGATGGATTGATGTATATTATCGTTACACAAAGAGAAAAAAGAACCGAAATAAAGTCCTTTGAAGCCTACTTATTTGTGATTTGTAAAAATATTTGGAAAAAAACGTTAAAAAACAAGGTAATAAAATCTGATCCTTTGACACTAGTAGATAAAGATGAAGAATTGAGCACTTTTATTGTGGAACAAGAATTGTTTGATTTTTATATTGAAAAGTTTGATTTACTATCTGGAAATTGCAAAGAGATTCTAGGAAGCTATTTTAATGGACTAAGCTATGAAGAAATTTTGACAGAATACGCGTATGCTTCTATTAACACCGTACGTCAGCGTGTTTTTAAGTGCAGAACGAAACTCATAAAACTAATAAAAGAAGACAAACTGTTTCAAAAATTGAAGAAATGGCAATAG
- a CDS encoding tol-pal system YbgF family protein, which translates to MAIELTKELLAQIDGYLRNTLSTTEKEAFEKRLHDEPEFQEEVRLQQQLFDILGKKEWYTIQKSENKERIAELKSKIRSKEYQGLSANIRNAEAAYLNENTKVKPLQKYYKYMAIAAVLILFFGIYITQMNTSYSSYYETYVDWSELPSFVEKGSEKDIFILGETAFKQKKYEEALTIFQKITPTDEFYTHSLVYLGASYDLLDENEKAIATFQKLANAADPYIRSKGNWYTAMLYLKMENKEKAMEALQKNAKITERFKSDETTMLLNTLK; encoded by the coding sequence ATGGCAATAGAACTTACCAAAGAATTACTCGCCCAAATTGATGGTTACCTTCGCAATACACTATCAACTACCGAAAAGGAAGCTTTTGAGAAACGCTTGCACGACGAACCCGAATTTCAAGAAGAGGTTCGCTTGCAACAACAACTGTTTGACATTCTTGGTAAAAAAGAATGGTATACTATTCAAAAATCCGAAAATAAAGAACGTATAGCGGAACTCAAATCTAAAATACGAAGTAAAGAATACCAAGGGTTATCTGCCAATATTCGCAATGCAGAAGCAGCATATTTAAACGAAAACACCAAAGTAAAACCGTTGCAAAAATACTATAAATACATGGCCATTGCAGCTGTTCTTATCTTGTTTTTCGGAATCTATATAACGCAAATGAATACTTCGTACAGTTCCTATTATGAAACGTATGTAGATTGGTCTGAGTTGCCTTCGTTTGTTGAAAAAGGTTCTGAAAAAGATATTTTTATCCTTGGAGAAACAGCTTTTAAGCAGAAAAAATATGAAGAAGCTTTAACAATCTTTCAAAAAATAACTCCTACAGATGAATTCTATACACATAGCTTGGTATATCTTGGCGCTTCTTATGATTTATTGGACGAAAATGAAAAAGCCATTGCCACTTTTCAGAAACTAGCCAATGCCGCTGATCCGTACATACGCTCCAAAGGAAATTGGTATACTGCCATGTTGTATTTGAAAATGGAAAATAAGGAAAAAGCCATGGAAGCATTGCAAAAAAACGCAAAAATTACGGAGCGTTTCAAATCTGATGAAACAACTATGTTACTGAATACGTTAAAATAA
- a CDS encoding TonB-dependent receptor domain-containing protein yields the protein MNLKHFSLLIAIFACFSLAAQQKISGTVTATDTQKPIANVDIYDQTSGKLATTNAAGYYEFTTEEKKLTLVFFSYEYEVVEKVITIDKNIILNVTLQPLGEQLSEVELNVRKTKIFALKRLKDVEETAIYAGKKTEVVLVEQSMANLASNNARQIYSQVVGLNIYQNDDAGLQLNIGGRGLDPNRTANFNTRQNGYDISADVLGYPESYYSPAAEGLQEIQIIRGAASLQYGTQFGGLVNFVMKKPNQAKPFEFITRNTIGSNNLYTNFTSVSGTTGKFSYYSFFNYKKGDGFRANSEFESKNAYAHIGYQFNERTKLEAEITYLRYLAKQAGGLTDAMFAENPFQSNRERNWFQIDWLLYNLKFSHKFSEDTNFTFNVFGLNAERNALGFRTNRVNQIDPGGERDLIKGDFNNFGFEARLLSNYEVFGKKSTFLIGSKFYKADNTSAQGPGSTGSDPNFEFQLDEFPNYQNQSEYDYPNLNVAIFGENIFYVNEKLSITPGFRFEHIKTESDGFFKRINTDGAGNVILNETVDNSETRERSFVLFGLGASYKPSDVLEIYGNVSQNYRSVTFTDISIINPAFAISPTIDDEKGMTIDFGLRGNYKNKISYDIGAFGLFYNDRIGFVQRAFADGSVKSERGNIGDAVMYGIESLIDFNLNEIFLKNDNYSFNYFVNAALTNSEYTNTEENGVEGNNVEFVPNVNLKTGVLFGYKNFLSNIQYTYLSQQFTDASNAVESNLSGVIGEIPAYDILDISFSYTYKNFKLETGINNVLDNAYFTRRATGYPGPGIIPSNNRNFYATLQVKF from the coding sequence ATGAACCTAAAACATTTCTCTTTACTCATTGCAATATTTGCCTGTTTTTCCCTTGCAGCACAACAAAAAATTTCAGGAACGGTAACAGCAACAGACACACAAAAACCGATTGCAAATGTAGATATTTACGATCAAACTTCAGGAAAACTCGCTACTACAAATGCCGCAGGATATTATGAATTCACCACAGAAGAAAAAAAACTCACACTTGTCTTTTTCTCGTATGAATATGAAGTAGTCGAAAAAGTAATTACAATTGATAAAAATATCATACTAAATGTGACTTTACAACCTTTGGGCGAACAACTCTCAGAAGTAGAATTGAATGTGCGAAAAACCAAAATCTTCGCATTAAAACGTTTAAAAGATGTGGAAGAAACGGCAATTTACGCAGGAAAAAAGACGGAAGTGGTGTTGGTTGAACAATCTATGGCAAACTTGGCGTCGAACAATGCTCGGCAAATATACAGTCAAGTTGTAGGGTTGAATATTTATCAAAATGACGATGCAGGTTTGCAGTTAAACATTGGCGGTCGCGGACTCGATCCAAATCGAACGGCAAACTTCAACACACGCCAAAATGGTTATGACATCAGCGCAGATGTGTTGGGATATCCCGAAAGTTACTATTCGCCAGCGGCGGAAGGTTTACAGGAAATTCAAATCATTCGCGGTGCAGCTTCGTTGCAATACGGAACGCAATTTGGCGGTTTGGTGAACTTTGTGATGAAAAAGCCAAATCAAGCAAAACCATTTGAATTTATTACAAGAAACACGATCGGAAGCAACAATTTGTATACAAATTTTACAAGCGTGAGCGGAACGACAGGAAAATTCAGTTACTATTCGTTTTTCAATTACAAAAAAGGCGATGGATTTCGTGCCAATTCTGAATTTGAGTCAAAAAACGCCTATGCACATATTGGTTATCAATTTAACGAACGTACAAAGTTAGAAGCAGAAATCACATATTTGCGGTATTTGGCAAAGCAAGCGGGCGGATTGACGGACGCCATGTTTGCCGAAAATCCATTTCAAAGCAACCGAGAACGCAATTGGTTTCAGATTGATTGGTTGTTATACAACTTAAAATTTTCGCATAAATTCTCAGAAGACACGAACTTTACATTCAATGTGTTTGGCTTGAATGCGGAACGAAATGCACTAGGTTTTCGAACCAATAGAGTGAATCAAATTGATCCAGGCGGCGAACGCGATTTAATCAAAGGGGATTTTAACAACTTCGGATTTGAAGCGCGATTGTTGAGTAACTATGAAGTTTTTGGGAAGAAATCTACATTTTTGATCGGTTCAAAATTTTACAAAGCAGACAACACAAGTGCGCAAGGTCCAGGAAGTACGGGAAGCGATCCGAATTTTGAATTTCAATTGGACGAATTTCCAAACTATCAAAATCAATCTGAGTATGATTATCCTAATTTGAATGTGGCGATTTTTGGGGAAAATATTTTTTATGTGAATGAAAAACTATCGATCACGCCAGGATTCCGCTTTGAACATATCAAAACGGAAAGCGACGGATTTTTCAAGCGAATTAATACGGATGGTGCTGGAAACGTCATTTTAAACGAAACCGTAGACAACAGCGAAACGCGCGAACGTTCGTTTGTACTCTTCGGATTGGGCGCAAGTTACAAGCCATCGGACGTGTTGGAAATCTATGGAAATGTCTCACAAAACTATCGTTCGGTAACGTTTACAGACATCAGTATCATTAATCCTGCTTTTGCGATCAGTCCTACAATTGACGATGAAAAAGGAATGACGATTGATTTCGGATTGCGTGGAAACTACAAAAATAAAATCTCATATGATATTGGTGCTTTTGGATTGTTTTACAACGATCGAATCGGTTTTGTGCAACGTGCTTTTGCGGACGGAAGCGTAAAAAGCGAACGCGGAAATATTGGTGATGCGGTGATGTACGGAATTGAATCACTTATTGATTTCAACTTGAATGAAATCTTTCTAAAAAATGACAATTACAGTTTCAATTACTTCGTAAATGCTGCCTTGACAAATTCAGAATACACGAATACGGAAGAAAACGGCGTAGAAGGCAACAATGTGGAATTTGTGCCAAACGTTAACTTAAAAACAGGCGTTTTATTTGGCTATAAAAACTTCTTATCCAACATTCAATATACGTATTTATCACAGCAATTCACAGATGCTTCCAACGCGGTAGAAAGCAATTTGAGCGGCGTGATTGGGGAAATTCCTGCGTATGACATTTTGGATATTTCGTTTTCATACACGTACAAAAATTTCAAGCTCGAAACAGGCATCAACAATGTATTGGACAACGCGTATTTCACACGAAGAGCGACAGGTTATCCAGGTCCTGGAATCATTCCTTCGAACAATCGTAATTTTTATGCGACGTTGCAGGTGAAGTTTTAA
- a CDS encoding HTTM domain-containing protein: MNRFQTYLQQQTNAAPLAVFRIGFGLMMCYGIIRFWAHGWIESFYIEPSFHFSYYGFDWIKPLGNFTYIIFVICGVSAFFVAFGLKYRWAIITFFLSFTYIELMDKTTYLNHYYFISILSFLMLFLPANAMFSVDNLWRKKSYQNVPNWTIDAIKLLLGIVYFYAGLAKINADWLFKAQPLKIWLPSKFDLPLIGETFLQQEWFHYAMSWSGMLYDLLIPFLLLYRKTRVFAFILVVFFHVFTRVLFPIGMFPFVMIVGTLIFFDASFHQKIIAFLKRSIKRLVHVNLEAIQTISNYTFPHKKIIIPVIVTFFAIQIVFPFRFMLYPGNLFWTEEGYRFSWRVMLMEKRGISTFKIVDGETGNFFYVNNKDFLTDRQEIQMSFQPDFILEYAHYLGDHFTRQGHKNVEVYVDSYVALNGRLSTRFINENVDLYQQKESFKHKNWIVPFKEQTP; this comes from the coding sequence GTGAATCGTTTTCAAACATATCTCCAACAGCAAACCAATGCGGCGCCTTTGGCAGTATTTCGTATCGGTTTTGGTTTGATGATGTGTTACGGAATCATTCGTTTTTGGGCGCATGGCTGGATAGAAAGTTTCTATATAGAACCTTCATTCCATTTTTCATACTACGGTTTTGATTGGATAAAACCTCTAGGAAACTTCACATACATCATCTTTGTCATCTGTGGAGTATCCGCTTTCTTTGTCGCGTTTGGATTAAAATATCGTTGGGCAATCATTACATTTTTTCTGAGTTTTACCTACATCGAATTGATGGACAAAACCACCTATCTCAATCACTACTATTTTATCAGTATTTTGAGTTTTTTGATGCTGTTTCTTCCCGCGAATGCAATGTTTTCCGTAGACAATCTGTGGCGAAAAAAAAGTTATCAAAACGTACCGAATTGGACAATTGATGCGATCAAATTGCTCTTAGGAATTGTCTATTTCTACGCAGGTTTGGCAAAAATAAATGCCGATTGGCTCTTCAAAGCGCAGCCACTCAAAATTTGGTTGCCGTCTAAGTTCGATTTACCGCTCATTGGCGAAACGTTCCTACAACAAGAATGGTTTCACTACGCCATGAGTTGGTCTGGAATGTTGTACGATTTATTGATTCCGTTCTTACTACTATACCGAAAAACACGCGTATTTGCCTTTATTTTAGTCGTTTTCTTTCATGTATTTACCCGAGTATTATTTCCGATCGGAATGTTTCCTTTTGTGATGATTGTGGGAACATTGATCTTCTTTGACGCAAGTTTTCATCAAAAAATCATTGCGTTTCTCAAAAGAAGCATCAAGCGTTTGGTGCACGTGAACCTAGAAGCAATACAGACAATTTCAAACTATACATTCCCACACAAAAAAATCATCATTCCTGTGATCGTTACATTTTTTGCGATTCAGATTGTATTTCCATTCAGATTCATGCTCTATCCAGGCAATTTATTTTGGACAGAAGAAGGATATCGCTTTTCGTGGCGCGTGATGCTGATGGAAAAACGAGGCATTTCCACCTTTAAAATTGTCGATGGCGAAACGGGAAATTTTTTCTACGTCAACAACAAAGACTTTCTCACAGATCGACAAGAAATACAAATGAGTTTTCAACCCGATTTCATTCTGGAATACGCACACTATTTAGGCGATCATTTTACGCGTCAAGGACATAAAAATGTAGAAGTATATGTTGATAGTTATGTCGCGCTCAACGGACGTTTAAGCACACGATTTATCAATGAAAACGTAGATTTATACCAACAAAAAGAATCATTCAAACATAAAAACTGGATTGTACCATTTAAAGAGCAAACGCCATAA
- a CDS encoding imelysin family protein, which translates to MKKIVSLVVFIICIVACSSSDDGATPDTGNGSGGETAFNRAEMLTNLADNIIIPSYQALNTDLGALETAKDNFITTPNQANLDALRGAWLTAYKAWQHVEAFNIGLAEQTGYYFQMNTYPVNVTDVENNVTNGNYDLGSTNNNDAVGFPALDYLLYGLADSDPNIIAKYDTDTNAAKYTTYLSDLITQMQTLTQDVLSDWTNTYRNTFVASTANTATSATNKFINDFIFYYEKGLRANKIGIPAGNFSATPLPDRVEGYYNQQVSKELALEALDAVIAIFNGTEFGGSNAGESFKTYLISLDRADLATLISNQFNTARGKIQELDANFATQINSDNTKMTQAYDALQAAVVLLKVDMLQAFDISVDFVDADGD; encoded by the coding sequence ATGAAGAAAATTGTATCGTTAGTAGTATTTATAATATGTATAGTAGCTTGTAGTTCAAGTGATGACGGCGCAACACCAGACACAGGCAATGGCAGTGGTGGAGAAACAGCTTTCAACAGAGCTGAAATGTTAACAAACCTTGCAGACAATATCATTATTCCTTCGTATCAAGCATTGAATACAGATTTAGGAGCGTTGGAAACTGCAAAAGATAACTTCATAACTACACCAAATCAAGCAAACTTAGATGCGTTGCGTGGCGCTTGGCTCACAGCGTACAAAGCGTGGCAACATGTAGAAGCATTCAACATTGGATTGGCAGAACAAACAGGATATTACTTTCAAATGAATACCTATCCCGTAAATGTGACGGATGTAGAAAATAACGTTACTAATGGAAACTACGACTTAGGATCGACAAACAACAATGATGCAGTTGGTTTTCCTGCGTTAGACTATCTATTGTATGGTTTGGCAGATTCTGACCCAAATATCATTGCAAAATATGATACAGACACAAATGCTGCAAAATATACTACCTATTTATCTGATCTTATTACGCAAATGCAAACGCTTACGCAAGATGTGTTAAGCGATTGGACAAATACGTACAGAAATACATTCGTAGCAAGCACTGCAAACACAGCAACAAGCGCGACAAACAAATTCATCAACGATTTCATTTTCTATTATGAAAAAGGATTGCGCGCCAACAAAATTGGAATTCCAGCCGGAAACTTCTCTGCAACACCTTTGCCAGATAGAGTAGAAGGTTATTACAATCAACAAGTTTCAAAAGAATTAGCACTAGAAGCGTTAGATGCTGTGATCGCTATTTTTAACGGAACGGAATTTGGAGGTTCTAACGCAGGCGAAAGTTTCAAAACCTACCTCATCTCTTTAGATAGAGCCGATTTAGCCACCTTGATCAGCAATCAGTTCAATACGGCTCGTGGAAAAATTCAAGAATTAGACGCAAATTTTGCAACACAAATAAATTCAGACAACACAAAAATGACACAAGCATACGATGCACTTCAAGCGGCGGTTGTATTGCTTAAAGTAGACATGTTGCAAGCTTTTGATATTAGCGTTGACTTTGTAGACGCAGATGGCGACTAA
- a CDS encoding DUF4856 domain-containing protein, with protein MKKIILGFLALSSFVFTACSDDDGNEPINPSIVAPATYEFSRNGTTTVDYSGQTTRIQMGEELIEALLDPTKTEADIDAMFAHVEGNNSFSNTDLNASNKSIRSKTAASTDYFSANTTDANAIRADFDSWIAAQVSEVYPAWSNIASAGNAGQLQEAGGGATRYMSAKGLEYNQAVNKSLIGALMVDQMLNNYLSTSVLDAGTNRADNDAETLAEGKNYTNMEHKWDEAFGYLYGTDNATAPILNEDSFLNKYLSRVENDADFAGIASEIYEAFKTGRAAIVEKNYTVRDEQADIIREKISEVIGIRAVYYLQQGKNFLTTNKAAAFHDFSEGFGFIYSLQFTRKPGTNQPYFTKAQVDGYIAQLMQGNGFWDVTPETLDAISDEISAEFNFTTAQAGS; from the coding sequence ATGGAAATGAACCAATAAATCCTTCAATTGTTGCGCCAGCAACGTATGAATTTAGTAGAAATGGAACCACTACTGTGGATTACAGCGGACAAACAACACGCATCCAAATGGGCGAAGAACTCATCGAAGCTTTGCTTGATCCCACGAAAACAGAAGCAGATATTGATGCCATGTTTGCACACGTAGAAGGAAACAACAGCTTTAGCAACACCGATTTAAATGCTTCCAACAAAAGCATCCGTAGCAAAACGGCCGCTTCCACAGACTATTTTTCAGCAAACACAACCGATGCAAACGCAATTAGAGCAGATTTTGATAGTTGGATTGCCGCACAAGTTTCAGAAGTATATCCAGCATGGTCAAACATTGCAAGTGCAGGAAACGCAGGACAATTACAAGAAGCTGGTGGCGGAGCAACACGTTACATGAGTGCGAAAGGATTAGAATACAATCAAGCTGTAAACAAATCATTAATTGGTGCGTTGATGGTAGATCAAATGTTAAATAATTACCTAAGCACTTCGGTTTTAGATGCAGGAACAAATCGTGCAGATAACGATGCAGAAACTTTGGCAGAAGGAAAAAATTACACCAATATGGAGCACAAATGGGATGAAGCGTTCGGCTACCTTTACGGAACAGACAATGCAACGGCTCCCATATTAAACGAAGACAGTTTCTTAAATAAATACCTCTCCAGAGTAGAAAATGATGCAGACTTTGCAGGAATTGCTTCAGAAATTTATGAAGCTTTCAAAACAGGAAGAGCAGCGATTGTAGAAAAAAATTATACAGTTCGTGACGAGCAAGCAGACATCATCCGAGAAAAAATATCGGAAGTCATCGGAATTCGTGCAGTATATTATTTGCAACAAGGAAAAAACTTCTTAACGACAAATAAAGCAGCCGCTTTTCATGATTTTTCGGAAGGATTCGGATTCATCTACAGCTTGCAATTCACGCGTAAGCCAGGAACAAATCAACCCTATTTTACAAAAGCACAAGTAGATGGATACATTGCTCAACTTATGCAAGGAAACGGTTTTTGGGATGTAACACCTGAAACTTTAGACGCAATTTCTGACGAAATCTCAGCAGAATTCAACTTTACCACAGCACAAGCAGGAAGCTAA